A part of Haloarchaeobius sp. HME9146 genomic DNA contains:
- the purS gene encoding phosphoribosylformylglycinamidine synthase subunit PurS encodes MTGYTATVTVRLKQGVLDPEAETTKRALERLGFDLQDLRSADRFEVDLDAETDEDARERASEMAERLLANPTIHDYDVEVAEQG; translated from the coding sequence ATGACTGGCTACACCGCCACGGTGACCGTCCGACTCAAGCAGGGGGTGCTCGACCCCGAGGCCGAGACGACCAAGCGCGCGCTCGAACGCCTCGGCTTCGACCTGCAGGACCTCCGGTCGGCCGACCGCTTCGAGGTGGACCTGGACGCCGAAACCGACGAGGACGCCCGCGAACGCGCCTCGGAGATGGCCGAGCGACTGCTCGCCAACCCGACCATCCACGACTACG